A window from Citrobacter amalonaticus encodes these proteins:
- the flhA gene encoding flagellar biosynthesis protein FlhA, with protein MANLVAMLRLPNNMKTTQWQILAGPILILLILSMMVLPLPAFILDLLFTFNIALSIMVLLVAMFTQRTLEFAAFPTILLFTTLLRLALNVASTRIILMEGHTGAAAAGKVVEAFGHFLVGGNFAIGIVVFVILVIINFMVITKGAGRIAEVGARFVLDGMPGKQMAIDADLNAGLIGEDEAKKRRSEVTQEADFYGSMDGASKFVRGDAIAGILIMVINVVGGLLVGVLQHGMSMGHAAESYTLLTIGDGLVAQIPALVISTAAGVIVTRVSTDQDVGEQMVGQLFSNPSVMLLSAAVLGLLGLVPGMPNLVFLMFTAALLGLAWWIRGREQKAPVEPQPTKVAENNSVVEATWNDVQLEDSLGMEVGYRLIPMVDFQQDGELLGRIRSIRKKFAQDMGFLPPVVHIRDNMDLQPAHYRILMKGVEIGSGDAYPGRWLAINPGTAAGTLPGEQTVDPAFGLDAIWIESALKEQAQIQGFTVVEASTVVATHLNHLIGQYAAELFGRQEAQQLLDRVSQEMPKLTEDLVPGVVTLTTLHKVLQNLLDEKVPIRDMRTILETLAEHAPLQSDPHELTAVVRVALGRAITQQWFPGNHEVNVIGLDTALERLLLQALQGGGGLEPGLADRLLAQTQEALSRQEMLGAPPVLLVNHALRPLLSRFLRRSLPQLVVLSNMELSDNRNIRMTATIGGK; from the coding sequence ATGGCTAATCTGGTTGCGATGCTGCGCCTGCCCAACAACATGAAAACCACGCAGTGGCAGATCCTTGCCGGGCCAATCCTCATTCTGCTGATCCTGTCGATGATGGTCCTGCCGTTGCCGGCGTTCATCCTTGACCTGCTGTTTACCTTTAACATCGCACTGTCGATTATGGTGCTGCTGGTGGCGATGTTCACCCAGCGCACGTTGGAGTTTGCCGCGTTTCCGACCATTCTGCTGTTCACTACGCTGCTGCGTCTGGCGCTGAACGTGGCTTCCACTCGTATTATTTTGATGGAAGGGCACACTGGCGCGGCGGCGGCGGGCAAGGTCGTTGAAGCGTTTGGTCACTTCCTGGTCGGCGGTAACTTTGCTATCGGCATCGTGGTGTTTGTTATTCTCGTCATCATCAACTTTATGGTTATCACCAAAGGTGCCGGGCGTATCGCTGAAGTGGGTGCGCGCTTCGTTCTTGACGGGATGCCGGGTAAACAGATGGCGATTGACGCCGACCTTAATGCCGGCCTTATCGGTGAAGATGAGGCGAAAAAGCGTCGTTCTGAAGTGACTCAGGAAGCCGACTTCTATGGCTCAATGGACGGTGCGAGTAAGTTCGTTCGTGGCGACGCCATCGCCGGTATTCTGATTATGGTGATTAACGTTGTGGGCGGTCTGCTGGTGGGGGTGCTGCAACATGGGATGAGCATGGGGCATGCTGCGGAAAGCTATACCCTGTTGACCATCGGTGATGGTCTGGTGGCGCAGATCCCCGCGCTGGTGATTTCAACCGCGGCGGGCGTCATCGTCACCCGCGTCAGTACCGATCAGGACGTCGGCGAGCAGATGGTCGGGCAACTGTTCAGTAATCCGAGCGTGATGTTGCTGAGCGCCGCGGTTCTGGGTCTGCTGGGCCTGGTGCCGGGCATGCCAAACCTGGTGTTCCTGATGTTTACCGCCGCGCTGCTGGGACTGGCCTGGTGGATCCGGGGACGTGAGCAGAAGGCGCCTGTCGAGCCACAACCGACTAAAGTTGCGGAAAACAACTCAGTGGTGGAAGCCACCTGGAACGATGTGCAACTGGAAGACTCACTCGGCATGGAAGTGGGCTATCGCCTGATCCCGATGGTCGATTTTCAGCAGGACGGCGAACTGCTGGGTCGTATCCGCAGTATCCGTAAAAAGTTCGCCCAGGACATGGGCTTTCTGCCGCCGGTGGTGCATATCCGCGACAATATGGATCTGCAACCTGCGCATTACCGCATCCTGATGAAAGGGGTGGAGATTGGCAGCGGCGACGCCTATCCGGGACGCTGGCTGGCGATAAACCCAGGCACGGCGGCGGGGACATTACCGGGCGAACAGACAGTGGATCCGGCATTTGGACTGGACGCGATCTGGATTGAAAGTGCCTTAAAAGAGCAGGCGCAGATTCAGGGCTTTACCGTAGTGGAGGCCAGTACAGTAGTCGCCACCCATCTGAACCATCTGATTGGTCAGTATGCGGCTGAACTGTTCGGTCGCCAGGAGGCGCAGCAACTGCTGGATCGCGTGTCGCAGGAGATGCCGAAGCTGACCGAAGATTTAGTGCCGGGCGTGGTGACCCTGACCACGCTGCATAAAGTGTTGCAGAACCTGCTGGACGAAAAAGTGCCAATTCGCGATATGCGCACTATTCTGGAAACGCTGGCGGAACATGCGCCATTGCAGAGCGATCCGCATGAACTCACGGCGGTGGTTCGCGTGGCGCTGGGGCGCGCCATCACCCAGCAGTGGTTCCCGGGTAATCATGAAGTTAATGTGATTGGCCTCGATACCGCGCTCGAACGCCTGCTGCTGCAGGCACTCCAGGGCGGTGGGGGACTGGAACCCGGCCTTGCCGATCGACTATTGGCGCAAACTCAGGAGGCGCTGTCCCGCCAGGAAATGCTGGGTGCGCCGCCGGTGCTGCTGGTTAACCATGCGTTGCGTCCATTGTTGTCGCGCTTCCTGCGCCGCAGCCTGCCGCAACTGGTGGTGCTGTCGAACATGGAGCTGTCCGATAACCGTAACATCCGCATGACGGCAACCATTGGAGGTAAATAA
- the flhB gene encoding flagellar biosynthesis protein FlhB, whose amino-acid sequence MADENDNDDKTEAPTPHRLEKAREEGQIPRSRELTSLLILLVGVCIIWIGGESLARRLSGMLSAGLRFDHSMVNDPNLILGQIILLIKEAMIALLPLITGVVLVALISPVLLGGLVFSGKSLQPKFSKLNPLPGIKRMFSAQTGAELLKAILKSTLVGSVTAMYLWHNWPEMMRLMAESPRAAMGNALDLVGLCALLVVLGVIPMVGFDVIFQIMSHLKKLRMSRQDIRDEFKQNEGDPHVKGRIRQMQRQAASRRMMSDVPNADVIVTNPTHYSVALQYDENKMSAPKVVAKGAGLVALRIREIGAENKIPTLEAPPLARALYRHAEIGQQIPGQLYAAVAEVLAWVWQLKRWRLAGGERPPQPANLPVPEALDFMNEKTTDG is encoded by the coding sequence GTGGCAGACGAAAACGACAACGACGACAAAACAGAAGCCCCCACACCCCACCGACTTGAGAAAGCGCGGGAAGAGGGGCAGATCCCCCGTTCCAGAGAATTGACCTCACTGCTCATTTTGCTGGTGGGCGTCTGCATTATCTGGATTGGCGGCGAGTCGTTGGCCAGACGATTATCGGGCATGTTGTCGGCAGGACTGCGTTTTGACCACAGCATGGTCAATGATCCTAATCTGATCCTCGGGCAAATTATTCTGCTGATTAAAGAAGCGATGATCGCGCTGCTGCCGCTGATTACCGGCGTGGTGCTGGTGGCGCTGATCTCGCCGGTTCTGCTTGGCGGTCTGGTCTTCAGCGGTAAATCACTGCAACCCAAATTTTCCAAGCTCAATCCGCTGCCAGGCATCAAACGCATGTTTTCCGCGCAGACCGGGGCGGAATTGTTGAAAGCCATTCTGAAATCCACACTGGTGGGCAGCGTGACGGCGATGTATCTGTGGCATAACTGGCCGGAGATGATGCGCCTGATGGCGGAGTCACCGCGCGCGGCGATGGGCAATGCGCTGGATCTCGTTGGGCTGTGTGCGCTGCTGGTGGTGCTGGGGGTGATCCCGATGGTCGGATTCGACGTGATTTTCCAGATCATGAGCCATTTGAAAAAATTACGCATGTCACGCCAGGATATCCGTGACGAATTTAAACAGAATGAAGGCGACCCTCATGTGAAGGGGCGTATCCGGCAGATGCAGCGCCAGGCGGCGAGTCGACGCATGATGAGTGATGTCCCTAATGCCGATGTCATCGTCACCAACCCGACTCACTATTCGGTGGCGCTGCAATACGACGAAAATAAGATGAGCGCGCCGAAAGTCGTGGCGAAAGGGGCCGGACTTGTGGCCCTGCGCATTCGCGAGATCGGTGCCGAGAACAAAATTCCCACCCTTGAAGCGCCGCCGCTGGCGCGTGCGCTTTATCGCCATGCTGAGATTGGTCAGCAGATCCCCGGACAACTGTACGCCGCCGTCGCGGAAGTGCTGGCCTGGGTGTGGCAGCTTAAACGCTGGCGGCTCGCCGGTGGGGAACGTCCACCACAACCTGCAAATCTTCCAGTGCCTGAAGCCCTGGATTTTATGAACGAGAAGACTACCGATGGCTAA
- a CDS encoding fimbrial protein produces the protein MRLTPLLIAASLLSLASMGSRADENNAGTIHFTGEIVDPSCTITGDSGKDSTVYLGSFAPSFFTGNGGKSDDAAFTITLAGCPVATTGLDRIQLTFKGITIVGHDDLLALTAGGATGVGISVSTEAAPTTNLNLTGADGQVYIPLQATSADISQNFVARYESYDATPITPGNAYADMTVNILYR, from the coding sequence ATGCGTTTAACACCACTATTAATAGCAGCTTCGCTATTATCACTCGCCTCTATGGGGAGTAGGGCAGATGAGAACAATGCAGGTACTATCCACTTCACCGGTGAAATTGTTGATCCAAGTTGTACTATAACGGGCGATAGCGGAAAAGACAGTACCGTATATCTTGGTTCTTTCGCGCCCAGCTTTTTTACCGGTAACGGTGGTAAATCCGACGATGCCGCATTTACCATTACGTTGGCTGGCTGCCCAGTGGCAACCACAGGATTAGATCGTATTCAGTTAACATTTAAAGGCATCACCATCGTCGGACACGATGACCTTCTGGCACTTACGGCCGGCGGTGCCACTGGCGTCGGCATCTCTGTTAGCACTGAAGCAGCACCAACAACAAACCTCAACCTGACCGGCGCGGATGGCCAGGTGTATATTCCACTGCAAGCAACATCAGCCGATATATCCCAAAATTTCGTCGCCCGCTATGAATCCTATGATGCGACGCCCATCACACCCGGAAATGCGTATGCAGATATGACAGTCAATATTTTGTATCGCTAA
- a CDS encoding fimbrial biogenesis chaperone, which yields MKAPLLLILLTTSSSLFSLGSSAEGIQLGRTRVVYDANKKEAALPLINTEKELPWLVQSWVMNADNKTRAPFIITPPLFRLDPKSGQSLRVMRSETIATTDRESLYYLIVRMIPARDRKDEQSNALHLIYRTQIKLFYRPSGLSGTPEEACQNLRYSQSGNQLRIENSSAFYSVFDSVLVGNTQLRTADMVAPKSSVSLTFDAKTAAQSVSWRCINDYGGTTDKFTTSLKP from the coding sequence ATGAAGGCACCGTTGTTACTTATTCTATTAACGACATCCAGTTCCCTCTTTTCCCTGGGAAGTAGTGCAGAAGGCATTCAACTGGGCCGTACACGCGTGGTATATGACGCCAATAAAAAAGAGGCAGCCCTCCCACTTATCAATACGGAAAAAGAATTGCCCTGGCTTGTTCAGTCATGGGTTATGAATGCAGATAATAAAACACGGGCACCTTTTATTATCACACCACCACTGTTTCGTTTAGACCCGAAGTCCGGACAAAGCCTGCGAGTCATGCGCAGTGAAACGATAGCCACAACAGACAGAGAATCACTTTATTATCTGATTGTCAGAATGATTCCAGCCCGTGACCGTAAGGATGAACAGTCTAATGCTCTCCACCTTATCTACAGGACGCAAATTAAGTTGTTCTACCGTCCTTCGGGTCTGAGCGGGACGCCAGAAGAGGCGTGTCAAAACCTTCGGTATAGCCAATCAGGCAATCAACTACGAATCGAGAATAGTAGTGCGTTTTACAGCGTTTTTGATTCTGTACTGGTAGGAAACACACAGCTAAGGACAGCAGATATGGTTGCCCCTAAAAGCAGTGTCTCACTGACATTCGATGCCAAAACGGCAGCGCAGAGTGTTTCATGGCGCTGCATCAACGACTATGGCGGAACGACCGATAAATTTACCACGTCGTTGAAACCATGA
- a CDS encoding fimbria/pilus outer membrane usher protein, with the protein MSSSVLYARDFYFQPNSLEGGENTPQTTNLAIFDNPKAQLAGSYPSHILLNDRKIQEKTLAYVNAEDGSLVPLLTPKMLREWGIKVDDYPILASEPADKPLKHDLGTYIPAASAVFDFKLQNLHLSIPQIAVQKVNANAVDPSRWDAGVPVLFADYAFSGQDNLAHTQGQHSNQYLNLRSGANLGEWRLRNYGTWSNAADNQGWQNIATWIQHDVQTLKAQFIAGQSSTRGEVFDSLQFNGINIASDDEMLPNSERGYAPTLRGTAYSNAVVTVKQNGYTIYQQNVAPGAFEINDLAASTNSGDLELSVQEADGSVRTTIQPFSSIALMQRPSRLRFEATAGRYRADNGSNDKEPEFAQGSIIYGINNTFTAIGGLTTAQDYNAVNAGMGISLGNWGAISADVTAARSVLDSGNISSGQSWRVLYTGDFNPTNTHFSLSGYRYSSEGYYSFVEANQHQTKDSSDETRDHKRNRLQLNISQPVGAGNIYINGYQQNYWNNSRRDSSLSAGASYSLMGISYNLSLTWSTTSNSEDDRSLYLGLTIPLSHWLPDSWATYSLNNNQHGATTQNVGLNGSLLADNRLNYSLQQSRSNQSPQDSSSVYSTWYAQYGRLNAGYYTASDGSRQLSYGANGALVAHPRGITLSQPLGSQFAIVDADGAPGVSFQNQRGIHTDMFGNAIIPSISAYQENHINIDTTTLPDDVDSSNTSSTVVPSRNAAVVAHFSARRGYRALVTLVQSSGQPLPFGTMVTSEDGLLNGIADDQGVVYLAGLSGTVTLKAKWGNQERQRCIATITTGEEIPQNTDAADIKRMTAACKQGG; encoded by the coding sequence TTGAGTAGTTCTGTTCTCTATGCCCGCGATTTTTATTTTCAACCCAACTCCCTTGAAGGTGGCGAAAACACACCACAGACGACCAACCTGGCGATTTTCGACAACCCGAAGGCTCAGCTCGCAGGTAGCTATCCTTCACACATTCTGCTCAACGACAGAAAAATCCAGGAAAAAACGCTGGCTTATGTCAACGCCGAAGACGGAAGCCTGGTTCCCCTGCTTACCCCGAAAATGCTGCGCGAATGGGGAATCAAGGTGGACGACTACCCCATACTGGCATCCGAGCCTGCCGATAAGCCCCTGAAACACGATCTGGGAACTTATATTCCTGCTGCAAGTGCTGTTTTTGATTTTAAATTACAGAATCTGCATCTCAGCATCCCCCAGATTGCGGTTCAGAAAGTGAATGCGAACGCTGTCGATCCCTCACGCTGGGATGCGGGCGTTCCGGTGCTGTTTGCTGATTACGCGTTTAGCGGTCAGGATAATCTCGCACACACTCAGGGACAGCACAGTAATCAATATTTGAATCTTCGCAGCGGCGCGAATCTGGGGGAATGGCGTCTGCGCAACTATGGCACCTGGTCAAATGCCGCGGATAATCAGGGCTGGCAGAATATTGCCACGTGGATACAACACGATGTGCAAACGTTAAAAGCGCAGTTTATCGCCGGTCAGAGCAGCACGCGTGGAGAAGTCTTCGATAGCCTGCAGTTCAATGGTATTAACATCGCCTCTGATGACGAGATGCTGCCAAACAGCGAAAGAGGCTATGCACCGACGCTCCGCGGAACGGCCTATTCCAATGCCGTGGTGACCGTCAAACAAAATGGCTACACCATTTATCAACAAAACGTCGCCCCTGGAGCTTTCGAAATCAACGATCTGGCAGCCTCCACCAACAGTGGCGATCTGGAACTTAGCGTACAGGAAGCGGATGGCTCGGTGCGTACCACCATCCAGCCTTTTTCCAGCATTGCGCTAATGCAGCGCCCTTCTCGCCTGCGTTTTGAAGCCACTGCAGGCCGCTATCGGGCAGACAATGGCAGCAACGACAAAGAACCCGAATTTGCTCAGGGCAGTATCATTTATGGAATCAATAATACATTCACGGCGATCGGTGGTTTAACTACCGCACAAGACTATAACGCTGTCAACGCGGGAATGGGCATTAGCCTCGGCAACTGGGGGGCGATCTCCGCGGATGTCACAGCTGCACGAAGCGTTCTGGATTCAGGTAACATCAGCAGCGGGCAGTCATGGCGAGTCCTGTACACTGGGGATTTCAACCCAACCAATACGCACTTTTCCCTTTCAGGCTACCGATACTCAAGTGAAGGTTATTACAGTTTTGTGGAAGCCAATCAACACCAGACGAAAGATTCATCAGATGAAACGCGGGATCATAAACGTAATCGGCTGCAACTCAATATCAGCCAACCGGTGGGCGCCGGAAATATTTATATCAACGGCTATCAGCAAAATTATTGGAATAATAGCCGTCGTGATAGCTCCCTTTCTGCAGGTGCAAGTTACAGCCTGATGGGCATCAGCTACAATCTCTCTCTCACCTGGAGCACAACCAGCAATAGCGAGGACGATCGTTCACTTTATTTAGGGTTAACGATTCCCCTAAGCCACTGGCTACCTGATAGCTGGGCAACCTACAGCCTTAACAATAATCAGCACGGTGCAACCACGCAGAACGTAGGGCTGAACGGTTCGCTACTGGCCGATAACCGCCTGAACTATTCGCTTCAGCAAAGCCGCAGTAATCAGAGTCCTCAGGACAGCAGCAGCGTATATAGCACCTGGTATGCCCAATACGGCAGGCTCAATGCCGGTTATTACACGGCGTCAGATGGCTCGCGCCAGCTCAGCTACGGTGCGAATGGCGCACTGGTCGCGCATCCTCGTGGCATTACGCTGTCGCAACCCCTCGGTAGCCAGTTTGCGATAGTCGATGCCGACGGCGCACCCGGTGTCAGTTTCCAGAATCAACGCGGGATCCATACTGATATGTTTGGCAACGCCATCATTCCTTCCATTTCAGCTTATCAGGAAAATCACATCAACATTGATACCACTACGCTGCCAGATGATGTCGACAGCAGTAATACCTCATCAACAGTGGTCCCTTCGCGAAACGCCGCCGTCGTGGCGCATTTCAGTGCTCGTCGGGGTTATCGCGCGCTGGTTACGCTGGTGCAATCATCAGGACAACCGCTGCCCTTTGGTACGATGGTGACCTCAGAAGATGGTCTGCTCAATGGCATTGCCGATGATCAGGGCGTGGTCTATCTCGCCGGACTCAGCGGTACCGTCACGCTCAAGGCAAAATGGGGAAATCAGGAGCGGCAAAGGTGTATCGCAACGATTACAACCGGTGAAGAGATTCCCCAGAATACGGATGCCGCCGACATCAAGCGCATGACGGCGGCTTGCAAGCAAGGAGGTTAA
- a CDS encoding fimbrial protein, translated as MKQFRWAWLFTPHRLHVLILLSGLLPVLQAFGATTYLSGCFPTKGRVDVPLNYDLSAEDNYAGNRIQPTISFVFPSDPHAAQCSSCPGVTGTTTEKIYSYRTTPLPTGRTAKYGKLTNNLDIQISAFSDTVSGGGTAYLLETYPNQSPTTSLFEGDNSEATQSLCANSPVAGNPKRLFNWNKISLSLYIVNPIFGIETIPNQLLMSTSVCIFYGSGSCNFSKASVASEMYISGAINAPLSCTINAGSTINVDFETLASSNFTAPGAVPSGFTLRDVDIKFHCDSTAVSNSDKIKLTLSADQGVNDTGTGFIAKMIGRDDIGVRMYDSNDNGIPLDGSADFPIVLDGNGDGHIQMTAAPVATTSNKPDAGHFEGNVTVKMDIR; from the coding sequence ATGAAGCAATTTCGATGGGCCTGGCTTTTCACCCCACATCGTCTGCACGTACTGATTTTGTTGAGCGGGCTACTTCCCGTATTGCAGGCATTCGGTGCAACCACCTATCTGAGTGGTTGCTTCCCCACCAAGGGCAGAGTCGATGTCCCGCTCAATTACGACCTGAGCGCGGAGGATAACTACGCCGGGAATAGAATCCAGCCAACAATAAGCTTTGTATTTCCCTCGGATCCGCATGCAGCGCAGTGCAGTTCGTGCCCTGGGGTGACAGGTACAACCACCGAGAAGATCTACAGTTACCGTACCACGCCACTGCCTACCGGCCGAACGGCTAAATATGGCAAGCTCACTAACAACTTAGATATCCAGATATCAGCCTTCTCCGATACCGTCTCGGGAGGAGGTACCGCTTATCTCCTCGAAACCTATCCCAATCAGTCGCCCACAACCAGTCTGTTCGAAGGCGATAATAGCGAAGCGACGCAGTCACTTTGCGCAAACAGTCCTGTAGCCGGCAATCCTAAGCGTTTATTCAACTGGAACAAGATAAGTCTCTCGTTGTATATCGTTAACCCGATATTCGGCATAGAAACCATTCCGAATCAGCTACTGATGTCCACCAGCGTATGCATCTTTTACGGCTCGGGGTCGTGTAACTTCAGCAAAGCCAGTGTCGCGTCGGAAATGTACATCTCTGGCGCTATTAACGCACCGCTCAGTTGTACGATAAACGCAGGGAGTACGATCAATGTCGATTTTGAAACCCTGGCCAGTTCTAATTTTACTGCGCCTGGAGCCGTTCCTTCAGGATTCACGCTGCGTGATGTAGATATCAAATTCCACTGCGACAGTACCGCTGTCAGTAATAGCGACAAAATAAAGCTGACCCTATCCGCCGATCAGGGCGTTAACGATACAGGCACAGGATTCATTGCCAAAATGATAGGACGAGACGACATTGGCGTAAGAATGTATGACAGCAATGATAATGGCATACCGCTGGATGGTAGTGCGGACTTCCCCATTGTGTTAGATGGCAACGGCGATGGTCATATCCAGATGACCGCCGCACCGGTTGCCACAACCAGTAATAAACCCGATGCTGGCCATTTTGAAGGCAACGTCACGGTAAAAATGGATATCCGTTAA
- the cheZ gene encoding protein phosphatase CheZ: MMQPQIKPVDEHSAGDIIARIGSLTRMLRDSLRELGLDQAIAEAAEAIPDARDRLDYVVQMTAQAAERALNSVEASQPHQDEMEKGAKALSKRWDEWFENPIELSDARELVTDTRKYLGDVPGHTSFTNAQLLDIMMAQDFQDLTGQVIKRMMDVIQEIERQLLMVLLENIPEQSSRPKRESESLLNGPQVDATKAGVVASQDQVDDLLDSLGF, encoded by the coding sequence ATGATGCAACCACAGATTAAACCCGTAGATGAACATTCTGCCGGGGATATCATTGCCCGCATTGGTAGCCTGACCCGTATGCTGCGTGACAGTCTGCGCGAACTGGGACTGGACCAGGCGATTGCCGAAGCGGCAGAAGCCATTCCTGATGCCCGTGACCGTCTGGACTATGTAGTACAGATGACCGCGCAGGCGGCTGAGCGCGCCCTGAACAGCGTTGAGGCTTCTCAGCCGCATCAGGACGAGATGGAGAAAGGGGCGAAGGCGCTGAGCAAGCGTTGGGACGAGTGGTTTGAAAACCCGATTGAGCTCTCTGACGCCCGCGAGCTGGTGACAGACACTCGAAAATACCTCGGCGATGTGCCCGGGCATACCAGTTTCACCAACGCACAGTTGCTTGACATCATGATGGCGCAGGACTTCCAGGATCTGACCGGTCAGGTGATTAAACGCATGATGGATGTGATTCAGGAGATTGAACGTCAGCTGCTGATGGTACTACTGGAAAATATTCCAGAGCAGAGTTCTCGACCCAAACGCGAAAGTGAAAGCCTGCTGAATGGTCCGCAGGTCGATGCGACCAAAGCGGGCGTTGTCGCCAGCCAGGACCAGGTGGACGACCTGCTGGATAGTTTAGGCTTTTGA
- the cheY gene encoding chemotaxis response regulator CheY translates to MADKELKFLVVDDFSTMRRIVRNLLKELGFNNVEEAEDGADALNKLQAGGFGFVISDWNMPNIDGLELLKTIRADSGMSSLPVLMVTAEAKKENIIAAAQAGASGYVVKPFTAATLEEKLNKIFEKLGM, encoded by the coding sequence ATGGCGGATAAAGAGCTTAAGTTTTTGGTTGTGGATGACTTTTCCACCATGCGTCGCATCGTGCGTAACCTGCTTAAGGAGTTGGGATTTAACAACGTGGAAGAAGCCGAAGATGGCGCGGATGCGTTGAATAAACTGCAGGCAGGTGGGTTTGGTTTTGTCATTTCCGACTGGAACATGCCGAACATCGACGGTCTCGAGTTGCTGAAAACCATTCGCGCGGACAGCGGAATGTCCTCACTGCCGGTGCTGATGGTCACGGCAGAGGCGAAGAAAGAGAACATCATTGCCGCGGCGCAGGCCGGGGCCAGCGGCTACGTAGTGAAACCGTTCACGGCGGCGACGCTGGAAGAAAAACTCAATAAAATCTTTGAGAAACTGGGCATGTAA
- a CDS encoding protein-glutamate methylesterase/protein-glutamine glutaminase, whose amino-acid sequence MSKIRVLSVDDSALMRQIMTEIINSYSDMEMVATAPDPLVARDLIKKYNPDVLTLDVEMPRMDGLDFLEKLMRLRPMPVVMVSSLTGKGSEVTLRALELGAIDFVTKPQLGIREGMLAYSEMIAEKVRTASRARLTAHKPLAAPVTLKAGPLLSSEKLIAIGASTGGTEAIRHVLQPLPLSSPAVIITQHMPPGFTRSFAERLNKLCQITVKEAEDGERVLPGHAYIAPGDKHMELARSGANYQIKIHDGPPVNRHRPSVDVLFHSVAIHAGRNAVGVILTGMGNDGAAGMLAMHQAGAWTIAQNEASCVVFGMPREAINMGGVSEVVDLSQVSQQMLAKISAGQAIRI is encoded by the coding sequence ATGAGTAAAATCAGGGTGTTGTCGGTCGATGATTCTGCATTGATGCGTCAAATCATGACCGAAATTATTAACAGCTATAGCGACATGGAGATGGTGGCAACCGCACCCGATCCGCTCGTCGCCCGGGATTTAATCAAGAAATATAACCCTGACGTGCTGACGCTGGACGTCGAAATGCCGCGGATGGACGGCCTCGATTTTCTTGAAAAGCTGATGCGACTGCGTCCGATGCCGGTGGTGATGGTGTCGTCGCTGACGGGGAAAGGCTCGGAAGTGACACTGCGGGCGCTGGAACTGGGGGCGATCGATTTTGTCACCAAGCCGCAGTTGGGGATCCGCGAAGGGATGCTGGCCTACAGCGAGATGATTGCGGAGAAAGTGCGCACGGCGTCACGCGCACGTCTGACAGCCCATAAACCGCTTGCGGCGCCGGTCACCTTAAAGGCGGGACCGCTGCTCAGTTCGGAAAAACTGATTGCGATTGGCGCCTCGACGGGGGGCACCGAGGCAATTCGCCATGTGCTGCAACCGCTGCCGCTCTCCAGTCCGGCGGTCATTATTACGCAGCATATGCCGCCCGGTTTTACCCGCTCGTTTGCTGAACGTCTGAACAAGCTGTGTCAGATAACCGTGAAAGAGGCGGAGGACGGCGAGCGTGTTCTGCCGGGTCATGCCTACATTGCGCCGGGCGATAAACACATGGAACTGGCACGCAGCGGGGCAAACTATCAAATCAAAATTCATGACGGTCCGCCGGTTAACCGGCACCGGCCGTCGGTGGATGTGCTGTTTCATTCGGTAGCGATTCATGCGGGGCGCAATGCTGTCGGGGTGATCCTGACGGGAATGGGCAACGACGGCGCCGCCGGAATGTTAGCGATGCACCAGGCAGGCGCCTGGACGATTGCGCAAAATGAAGCAAGTTGTGTGGTGTTCGGCATGCCGCGCGAAGCCATCAATATGGGTGGCGTCAGCGAAGTGGTCGATCTTAGTCAGGTTAGCCAGCAGATGCTGGCGAAAATCAGTGCCGGACAGGCAATACGTATTTGA